The following coding sequences are from one Streptomyces sp. V3I7 window:
- a CDS encoding GlxA family transcriptional regulator, protein MCREPEFRPHRVVVLALDGLLPFELGIPHRIFGRPEDAAGRRLYEVVTCSVRSPGRVRTDADFAIEVENGPETLATADTVVIPASYRLGPVFDEGVLTEELAAALALVRPGTRLASICTGVYVLAAAGLLDGRRATTHWADAEHLQRMFPRVRVDADVLFIDDGDVLTSAGVAAGIDLCLHMVRRDHGTAVANEVARRTVVPPHRDGGQAQYVHRPVPDPQLATTTAARAWALGRLHEPIQLRDLAEQEAMSVRTFTRRFREEAGVSPGQWLTQQRVERARQLLESTDLSVDQVARDAGFGTAQSMRQHLQQALGVTPTAYRRTFRAAVGPGGTEIP, encoded by the coding sequence ATGTGCCGTGAGCCGGAGTTCCGTCCGCACCGCGTCGTCGTCCTCGCCCTGGACGGCCTGCTTCCCTTCGAACTGGGCATCCCCCACCGCATCTTCGGCCGCCCCGAGGACGCCGCGGGGCGGCGGCTGTACGAGGTCGTGACCTGCTCGGTGCGGTCGCCGGGCCGGGTCAGGACGGACGCCGACTTCGCCATCGAGGTCGAGAACGGCCCCGAGACGCTGGCCACCGCCGACACCGTCGTCATCCCGGCGTCGTACCGGCTGGGCCCGGTCTTCGACGAGGGCGTGCTGACCGAGGAACTGGCCGCCGCGCTGGCGCTCGTCCGCCCCGGCACCCGGCTCGCCTCCATCTGCACGGGCGTGTACGTCCTCGCCGCCGCCGGCCTCCTCGACGGGCGCCGGGCGACCACGCACTGGGCCGACGCCGAGCACCTCCAGCGGATGTTCCCCCGGGTCCGGGTGGACGCGGACGTGCTGTTCATCGACGACGGCGACGTGCTCACCTCGGCCGGGGTCGCCGCCGGGATCGATCTGTGCCTGCACATGGTGCGCCGCGACCACGGCACCGCGGTCGCCAACGAGGTCGCCCGCCGCACGGTCGTACCGCCGCACCGCGACGGCGGCCAGGCGCAGTACGTCCACCGCCCGGTGCCGGACCCTCAGCTCGCCACCACGACCGCCGCCCGCGCCTGGGCGCTGGGCCGGCTGCACGAGCCCATCCAGCTGCGCGACCTGGCCGAGCAGGAGGCGATGTCGGTACGCACGTTCACGCGCCGCTTCCGTGAGGAGGCCGGCGTCAGCCCCGGGCAGTGGCTCACCCAGCAGCGCGTCGAACGCGCGCGGCAGCTGCTGGAGTCGACGGATCTGTCGGTCGACCAGGTGGCCCGGGACGCGGGCTTCGGCACGGCGCAGTCGATGCGCCAGCATCTGCAGCAGGCGCTGGGGGTCACCCCGACCGCGTACCGGCGGACGTTCCGGGCCGCGGTGGGTCCGGGGGGTACGGAGATCCCGTAG
- a CDS encoding ATP-binding protein translates to MQLEVRPDPAEVGRARRWARSRLAGSGIAADEPLAETLVLLVSELVTNAVVHTGRPAVLRLSLPGTAAEAATVRLEVADASTRAPVPRCAGGEATGGRGLALVDGLADRWGWSPEGAGKRIWCELDRCSPARESAAVAYGCGLSLYEGLAFEAV, encoded by the coding sequence GTGCAGCTGGAGGTCCGGCCCGACCCCGCAGAGGTGGGGCGGGCGCGGAGATGGGCCCGGTCCCGGCTCGCCGGATCGGGTATAGCGGCGGACGAGCCGCTGGCCGAGACCCTGGTCCTGCTCGTCTCCGAACTGGTCACCAACGCCGTGGTGCACACCGGCCGCCCGGCCGTGCTGCGGCTGTCCCTGCCGGGCACGGCCGCGGAGGCGGCCACCGTGCGCCTGGAGGTGGCCGACGCCAGCACCCGCGCGCCCGTGCCGCGGTGCGCGGGCGGCGAGGCGACCGGCGGCCGCGGGCTCGCGCTCGTCGACGGCCTGGCGGACCGCTGGGGCTGGAGCCCCGAGGGGGCGGGCAAGCGCATCTGGTGCGAACTGGACCGCTGTTCGCCGGCCCGGGAGAGCGCAGCGGTGGCGTACGGATGCGGGCTGTCGCTGTACGAGGGGCTGGCCTTCGAGGCCGTGTAG
- a CDS encoding STAS domain-containing protein, with translation MAVAFKVTSVERSGWAVLRVSGELDLMTSPTLRQRVHDAVAEGQHSLVLDLDAVFFCDSSGVGVLIATRRLMRSCRGRLRLILPARGADGTEARQSEADSGGSSHVNRVLAALGVRRLFDVYPDLDAALSEESSPLSA, from the coding sequence ATGGCCGTGGCATTCAAGGTGACCAGCGTCGAGCGGAGCGGGTGGGCCGTCCTGCGGGTGTCCGGCGAACTGGACCTGATGACCTCGCCCACACTGCGCCAGCGGGTGCACGACGCGGTGGCCGAGGGGCAGCACAGCCTCGTCCTCGATCTCGACGCGGTCTTCTTCTGCGACTCCAGCGGCGTCGGTGTGCTCATCGCCACCCGCCGCCTGATGCGCTCCTGCCGGGGCAGGCTGCGGCTCATACTGCCCGCCCGCGGCGCGGACGGTACCGAGGCCCGCCAGAGCGAGGCCGACAGCGGCGGGAGTTCGCACGTGAACCGCGTCCTCGCGGCCCTCGGCGTACGGCGCCTGTTCGACGTCTACCCCGACCTCGACGCCGCTCTCTCCGAGGAGTCGAGCCCGCTCTCCGCCTGA
- a CDS encoding sigma-70 family RNA polymerase sigma factor: protein MAQQDAPPRRDRKMQQRLARGEAAALGEFYDRFASLVHNHAHRVLGDERAADRVTREVFAHVWEHPDAYDPKQGPLRTWVAELTHRLAVQRLRADGTAALTDGGGSGELPAEVSAAELERKVRHASVAARADYIVHSMPAPLRTALELAYFERRDYRQTAADLGVTEDEARRRLRLGLQLLSTAHDAGTPPEYGGAL, encoded by the coding sequence ATGGCGCAGCAGGACGCGCCGCCCCGACGGGACCGCAAGATGCAGCAGCGGCTCGCGCGCGGCGAGGCGGCCGCCCTCGGCGAGTTCTATGACCGGTTCGCTTCGCTCGTGCACAACCACGCCCATCGCGTGCTCGGCGACGAGCGGGCCGCCGACCGCGTCACCCGCGAGGTGTTCGCCCATGTGTGGGAGCACCCTGACGCGTACGACCCCAAGCAGGGCCCGCTGCGCACCTGGGTCGCCGAGCTGACGCACCGGCTCGCCGTGCAGCGGCTGCGCGCCGACGGGACCGCCGCCCTCACCGACGGCGGCGGCTCCGGGGAGCTGCCCGCGGAGGTCTCCGCGGCGGAGCTGGAGCGCAAGGTGCGCCACGCCTCGGTCGCCGCCCGCGCCGACTACATCGTCCACTCCATGCCGGCCCCGCTGCGCACCGCCCTGGAGCTGGCCTACTTCGAGCGCCGCGACTACCGCCAGACCGCCGCCGACCTCGGGGTCACCGAGGACGAGGCGCGCCGCCGGCTCCGGCTGGGCCTGCAGCTGCTCTCCACCGCCCACGACGCCGGTACGCCGCCGGAGTACGGCGGTGCCCTGTGA
- a CDS encoding maleylpyruvate isomerase N-terminal domain-containing protein, which translates to MTGAGRDAREWDTGGGDGEGSGGGAPPPGPGGPGGHRPPRIPVPRASVEDGGRPLPEPADAAPAPLVLSHDVLRALLGAWALAACSAAETEAVEEHLGDCGMCADEARRLREAVGLLRPPESLDLDPALRTRVLEGCLDRRPPRIPVPEWATPYDAETARLDALLQDFGDAEWHAPVRLRWFEGDEAASRRTTVAGVIAHLLSVDGLVATALGLADPLGDTPGEDAVGPAARTEAFWRASHHPATRAVRTPWREQSHHLVRTVSFTGSGSGRLAVSYGDFGLPLRDAMLDRAFECWVHAEDIAEAVSYPYKPPAPRHRHRMIDLAARMLPTALAARRQAGQASPLPSRHLVPAGEPGRSLRLEIEGSGGGHWLIPLDSPGAVGSADHEVAHVALDDVEFCRLAAGHVSPEEAAAGQLGDREAIRDVLFATAGLSRM; encoded by the coding sequence GTGACCGGGGCGGGGCGCGACGCGCGCGAGTGGGACACGGGCGGCGGCGACGGCGAGGGGAGCGGCGGTGGGGCGCCGCCGCCGGGTCCCGGCGGCCCGGGCGGGCACCGGCCGCCGCGCATTCCGGTGCCCCGCGCCTCCGTCGAGGACGGCGGACGTCCGCTGCCCGAGCCGGCCGATGCCGCCCCTGCGCCGCTCGTCCTCTCGCACGACGTGCTGCGCGCGCTGCTCGGGGCGTGGGCGCTGGCCGCCTGCTCGGCCGCGGAGACGGAGGCCGTCGAGGAGCACCTCGGCGACTGCGGCATGTGCGCGGACGAGGCGCGGCGGCTGCGCGAGGCGGTCGGCCTGCTCCGGCCGCCCGAGAGCCTCGACCTCGACCCGGCGCTGCGCACCCGCGTCCTTGAGGGCTGCCTCGACCGGCGCCCGCCGCGCATCCCGGTGCCCGAGTGGGCGACGCCGTACGACGCCGAGACCGCGCGGCTCGACGCGCTGCTGCAGGACTTCGGGGACGCGGAGTGGCACGCGCCCGTGCGCTTACGGTGGTTCGAGGGCGACGAGGCGGCGAGCCGCCGTACGACCGTCGCCGGGGTGATCGCGCATCTGCTGTCGGTCGACGGGCTGGTCGCGACCGCGCTGGGCCTCGCGGACCCGCTCGGGGACACGCCGGGCGAGGACGCGGTGGGGCCGGCCGCGCGCACCGAGGCGTTCTGGCGGGCGTCCCACCACCCGGCGACCCGCGCGGTGCGCACGCCGTGGCGGGAGCAGAGCCACCACCTCGTACGGACGGTGTCCTTCACGGGCAGCGGCTCGGGCCGGCTCGCCGTCTCCTACGGGGACTTCGGCCTGCCGTTGCGCGACGCGATGCTGGACCGCGCCTTCGAGTGCTGGGTGCACGCGGAGGACATCGCGGAGGCGGTGTCCTACCCGTACAAGCCGCCCGCGCCGCGTCACCGGCACCGCATGATCGACCTGGCCGCCCGCATGCTGCCGACCGCGCTCGCGGCGCGCCGTCAGGCGGGGCAGGCCTCGCCCCTGCCGTCCCGGCACCTCGTGCCCGCGGGCGAACCGGGCCGCAGCCTGCGCCTGGAGATCGAGGGCAGCGGCGGCGGCCACTGGCTGATCCCGCTGGACTCCCCGGGCGCGGTGGGCTCCGCCGACCACGAGGTGGCCCATGTCGCCCTGGACGACGTCGAGTTCTGCCGCCTCGCTGCCGGCCATGTCTCCCCCGAGGAGGCCGCCGCGGGCCAGCTCGGCGACCGCGAGGCCATCAGGGACGTGCTGTTCGCGACGGCGGGCCTGAGCCGGATGTGA
- the purU gene encoding formyltetrahydrofolate deformylase → MNEQSTRPEVAADQYVLTLSCPDRKGIVHAVSSYLFMTGCNIEDSQQFGDHDTGLFFMRVHFSADAPLTVDKLRASFAAIGDSFQMDWQINRADEKMRIVLMVSKFGHCLNDLLFRARTGALPVEIAAVVSNHTDFAELVGSYGIPFHHIPVTKDTKSQAEARLLEIVREENVELVVLARYMQVLSDDLCKALSGRIINIHHSFLPSFKGAKPYHQAHTRGVKLIGATAHYVTADLDEGPIIEQEVERVGHEATPDQLVAVGRDVECQALARAVKWHAERRILLNGRRTVVFA, encoded by the coding sequence ATGAACGAGCAGTCCACCCGCCCCGAGGTCGCGGCCGACCAGTACGTCCTCACGCTGTCCTGCCCGGACCGGAAGGGGATCGTGCACGCCGTGTCGAGCTATCTGTTCATGACCGGCTGCAACATCGAGGACAGCCAGCAGTTCGGGGACCACGACACGGGACTGTTCTTCATGCGCGTCCACTTCTCCGCGGACGCCCCCCTCACGGTGGACAAGCTGCGCGCGAGCTTCGCGGCCATCGGTGACTCCTTCCAGATGGACTGGCAGATCAACCGGGCCGACGAGAAGATGCGCATCGTCCTGATGGTCAGCAAGTTCGGCCACTGCCTGAACGACCTGCTCTTCCGCGCCCGCACCGGCGCGCTCCCGGTGGAGATCGCGGCCGTGGTCTCCAACCACACCGACTTCGCCGAGCTGGTGGGCTCCTACGGCATCCCCTTCCACCACATCCCGGTGACGAAGGACACGAAGTCCCAGGCCGAGGCGCGGCTGCTGGAGATCGTCCGCGAGGAGAACGTCGAACTGGTCGTCCTGGCCCGCTACATGCAGGTCCTCTCGGACGACCTGTGCAAGGCGCTCAGCGGCCGGATCATCAACATCCACCACTCCTTCCTGCCGAGCTTCAAGGGCGCCAAGCCCTACCACCAGGCGCACACCCGCGGCGTGAAGCTGATCGGCGCCACCGCCCACTACGTCACCGCCGACCTCGACGAGGGCCCGATCATCGAGCAGGAGGTCGAGCGCGTCGGCCACGAGGCCACCCCGGACCAGTTGGTCGCCGTCGGCCGCGACGTCGAGTGCCAGGCCCTGGCCCGTGCCGTCAAGTGGCACGCGGAACGCCGCATCCTTCTCAACGGCCGCCGCACGGTGGTGTTCGCGTAG
- a CDS encoding ABC transporter substrate-binding protein, producing the protein MTGRRLPRKTVLPTLTRPVRTAALAAAALAACGSLIAGCGLVPGITAGAGDDTVKVMTWAPEGTGATNKPGMPAMARAYARWINAHGGIVGRELKVLTCNDHNDNVGAAKCARRAVDADVVAVVGSYSQFGDSYLAPLESAGIPYIGGYGVTNDEFTSTVSYPVNGGQPTLLAGLGKALAGGCGPVALVRPDSIAGDELPTLLDSGLTSGSHQAAHDQLAPEDATEYGGHADRALREATGTVGKKGCVVPALGDRTDTFMDSFRRARADFAPVRTATVLGSVDQTVINATGGANGPYEGAYITGWYPVASDARWDPMKKVINEQAFGDNRIDPADAGVETTWIAYTVLKAVLERLGTGEVSADTVRHTLDDGLRVNTGGLTPTLHWSDGGKLAAVGFPRLVNTDVTLQVVRQGQLVSARRGGAVDVTRMLDAADIG; encoded by the coding sequence ATGACCGGCAGGCGACTCCCCCGCAAGACCGTCCTCCCCACCCTCACCCGGCCCGTCAGAACCGCCGCGCTGGCGGCGGCCGCGCTGGCGGCGTGCGGGTCACTCATCGCCGGCTGCGGGCTCGTCCCCGGCATCACGGCGGGCGCCGGGGACGACACCGTCAAGGTGATGACGTGGGCCCCGGAGGGGACCGGGGCGACCAACAAGCCGGGCATGCCCGCCATGGCCCGCGCCTACGCCCGCTGGATCAACGCCCATGGCGGCATCGTCGGCCGCGAGCTGAAGGTCCTCACCTGCAACGACCACAACGACAACGTCGGCGCCGCGAAGTGCGCCCGGCGCGCGGTGGACGCGGACGTCGTCGCGGTCGTCGGCTCCTACAGCCAGTTCGGCGACTCCTACCTCGCCCCGCTGGAGAGCGCCGGCATCCCCTACATAGGCGGCTACGGCGTCACGAACGACGAGTTCACCAGCACCGTCTCCTACCCGGTCAACGGCGGCCAGCCCACGCTCCTCGCCGGTCTCGGCAAGGCCCTCGCCGGCGGCTGCGGCCCCGTCGCCCTGGTACGCCCCGACAGCATCGCGGGCGACGAGCTGCCCACCCTGCTCGACTCGGGCCTGACGTCCGGCAGCCACCAGGCGGCGCACGACCAGCTCGCCCCCGAGGACGCCACCGAGTACGGCGGCCACGCCGACCGGGCGCTGCGCGAGGCGACCGGGACCGTCGGGAAGAAGGGGTGCGTGGTGCCCGCGCTCGGGGACCGCACGGACACCTTCATGGACTCCTTCCGGCGCGCCCGCGCGGACTTCGCGCCGGTGCGGACCGCCACCGTGCTCGGCAGCGTCGACCAGACGGTGATCAACGCGACGGGCGGCGCGAACGGCCCGTACGAGGGGGCGTACATCACGGGCTGGTACCCGGTGGCCTCGGACGCCCGCTGGGACCCGATGAAGAAGGTGATCAACGAGCAGGCCTTCGGCGACAACCGCATCGACCCCGCGGACGCCGGAGTGGAGACCACGTGGATCGCCTACACGGTGCTGAAGGCCGTCCTGGAGAGGCTCGGCACCGGTGAGGTGAGCGCCGACACCGTGCGGCACACCCTCGACGACGGGCTCCGGGTGAACACCGGCGGCCTCACGCCCACGCTCCACTGGTCCGACGGCGGCAAGCTCGCCGCCGTCGGCTTCCCCCGCCTGGTCAACACCGACGTGACGCTCCAGGTCGTACGACAGGGCCAGCTGGTGTCGGCCCGGCGCGGCGGTGCCGTGGACGTGACGAGGATGCTGGACGCCGCCGACATCGGCTGA